In Quercus robur chromosome 11, dhQueRobu3.1, whole genome shotgun sequence, the following proteins share a genomic window:
- the LOC126706827 gene encoding glucan endo-1,3-beta-glucosidase, basic vacuolar isoform-like: MASFYAMRKKPSMAAILLLLGLLFSPENTGAQSLGVCYGGQGNANNLPPESEAVSLCTSNNIGRIRIYSPYTEILQVLRDSNIDLIVGVPNDSLQALANPSAAADWVQRNIKDYSSNVKFKYIAVGNEVNPTSETAQFVLTAMQNIYKAITDAGLQNQIKVSTAVDTNLLGVFDPPSAGAFSDNARPFIEPIISFLVNNGAPLLANIYPYFRVKYNNQPVPYALFTAPEVVVHDGQLEYRNLFDALMDAMYSALEERNGGSLEIVVSESGWPSAGGAVETIENAGTYYRNLINHVKGGTPKRPAKAIETYLFALFDENLKTEEIERHFGLFYPSKQPKYNVSFN, from the exons ATGGCTTCATTCTATGCAATGAGGAAGAAACCTTCTATGGCTGCAATCTTGCTACTTCTTGGGCTGTTGTTTAGCCCAGAA AATACTGGTGCACAATCCTTAGGTGTTTGCTATGGAGGGCAAGGCAATGCAAACAATTTGCCACCTGAGTCAGAAGCTGTAAGTCTCTGCACAAGTAACAACATTGGAAGGATACGCATTTACTCTCCGTATACAGAAATTCTCCAAGTCCTTAGAGATTCTAACATAGATCTCATTGTTGGCGTCCCTAATGATAGCCTCCAAGCCCTTGCCAATCCTTCAGCTGCAGCTGATTGGGTCCAGAGGAATATAAAAGACTATTCCTCAAATGTCAAGTTCAAGTACATTGCTGTTGGAAATGAAGTAAACCCAACTAGTGAAACAGCTCAATTTGTTCTTACAGCAATGCAAAACATTTACAAAGCAATTACAGATGCTGGtctacaaaatcaaatcaaggtCTCAACCGCAGTGGACACAAATTTGTTGGGTGTTTTTGATCCTCCATCAGCAGGTGCTTTTAGTGACAATGCAAGGCCATTTATAGAACCAATCATTAGTTTTTTGGTTAACAATGGAGCACCACTTCTTGCCAACATTTATCCTTACTTTAGAGTCAAGTACAACAACCAACCAGTCCCCTATGCCTTATTTACTGCCCCAGAAGTTGTGGTACACGATGGCCAATTGGAGTACAGAAATCTGTTTGATGCCTTGATGGATGCTATGTATTCTGCACTTGAGGAAAGAAATGGAGGAAGTTTGGAAATTGTAGTCTCAGAAAGCGGATGGCCATCTGCTGGTGGTGCTGTGGAGACTATTGAGAATGCAGGCACATATTATAGAAATCTGATTAATCATGTGAAAGGAGGGACTCCAAAGAGGCCTGCAAAGGCTATAGAAACCTACTTGTTTGCCTTGTTTGATGAGAACCTAAAGACCGAGGAAATTGAGAGGCATTTTGGCCTATTCTACCCAAGCAAACAGCCCAAGTATAATGTTAGTTTCAATTGA
- the LOC126706823 gene encoding glucan endo-1,3-beta-glucosidase-like: protein MAPMLLLIGFLIAGLELTGAQSVGVCYGKNGNNLPTDGEVVDLYKSNGIGSMRIYDPDQTTLNALKGSNIELIIGILNNNLQALTDATAATNWVQNNIRNYPDVKFKYIAVGNEVHPGDAEAQFVLPAMQNIHNAIVDANLQNQIKVSTAIDTTLLGNSYPPSAGSFSAAANSYISPIINFLVSNGAPLLANIYPYFSYTNNPQDISLPYALFTSPGVVVTDGNLQYQNLFDALLDSLYSALEKAGAPNLQIVVSESGWPSEGDTAATVVNAGTYYKNLINHVKGGTPKKSGQAIETYLFAMFDENLKTESVIEQHFGVFSPDKQPKYQISFG, encoded by the exons ATGGCTCCAATGTTGcttcttattggttttttgATAGCTGGGCTAGAATTAACAG GTGCACAATCTGTTGGTGTATGTTATGGAAAAAATGGAAACAATCTACCGACTGATGGAGAAGTTGTTGATCTGTATAAAAGCAATGGCATTGGGAGCATGAGGATATATGACCCAGATCAAACAACTCTCAACGCCCTTAAAGGATCAAACATAGAACTCATCATTGGGATCCTTAACAACAATCTTCAAGCGCTCACTGATGCTACAGCTGCAACAAATTGGGTCCAAAACAACATAAGAAACTACCCGGATGTCAAATTCAAATACATTGCTGTTGGGAATGAAGTACATCCTGGTGATGCTGAAGCTCAATTTGTTCTACCTGCCATGCAAAACATTCATAATGCAATTGTAGATGCCAATTTACAAAATCAGATTAAGGTTTCAACAGCTATAGATACAACTTTGTTGGGAAATTCTTACCCTCCTTCAGCGGGTTCATTTAGTGCTGCTGCAAATTCATATATAAGCCCAATCATCAACTTCCTAGTCAGTAATGGGGCACCACTTTTAGCCAATATATACCCTTACTTTAGCTATACCAATAATCCTCAAGACATAAGCCTTCCATATGCCTTATTTACTTCACCAGGGGTGGTGGTAACAGATGGTAATCTTCAATACCAAAATCTTTTTGATGCATTGTTGGATTCACTCTATTCTGCTCTTGAGAAAGCTGGTGCACCTAATCTACAAATCGTAGTATCAGAGAGTGGTTGGCCATCTGAAGGTGATACTGCAGCTACAGTAGTCAATGCAGGCACTTACTACAAGAATTTGATTAATCATGTGAAGGGTGGGACTCCAAAGAAGTCTGGGCAAGCAATAGAAACTTATTTGTTTGCCATGTTTGATGAAAACCTCAAGACTGAATCAGTAATTGAGCAACATTTTGGTGTCTTCTCTCCTGATAAACAACCCAAGTACCAAATTAGTTTTGGATAG
- the LOC126706826 gene encoding pathogenesis-related leaf protein 6-like, translated as MSLCTKISLALICLGCLVQLHTSHAQNSQQDYLNAHNVARAQVGVPNITWDSTVATYAQNYANSRIGDCNLVHSNGSYGENLAKGSGSFTGTAAVNLWVAEKNCYDYNSNTCVGGQCLHYTQVVWRNSVRLGCARVQCNNGWWFFTCNYDPPGNYDGQRPY; from the coding sequence ATGAGTTTGTGTACTAAAATTTCACTTGCCCTTATTTGTCTTGGTTGCTTAGTCCAACTTCACACTTCTCATGCCCAAAACTCACAACAGGACTATCTAAATGCTCACAATGTGGCTCGTGCACAAGTTGGTGTCCCAAATATTACTTGGGACAGCACAGTCGCAACCTATGCTCAAAACTATGCCAATTCAAGGATTGGAGACTGCAATCTTGTGCACTCAAATGGGAGTTATGGTGAGAACCTTGCTAAAGGCAGTGGCTCATTTACAGGGACAGCTGCAGTGAACTTGTGGGTTGCAGAGAAGAATTGCTATGACTACAACAGCAATACTTGTGTTGGGGGACAGTGCTTGCACTATACTCAAGTTGTGTGGCGAAATTCAGTTCGTCTTGGGTGTGCTAGAGTTCAGTGCAATAATGGGTGGTGGTTTTTCACTTGCAACTATGATCCTCCAGGCAATTATGATGGACAACGCCCTTATTAG